The genomic DNA CTACGTTGTTTTCGTCTTCTTTTTTATCCAATGGGTAACCCCATTCAAAACGTAAAGGCCCAATGGGCGAAAACCATCTAACCCCAAAACCTACGCTTTGCCTTTGTCCGGCAAAAGTAAACATACTTTCCCCATTGTCAAATGCGTTACCCATATCAAAGAACATAACCCCCCTGATATTGGCGGCTTTAACAATTGGAAACAGATACTCAGCATTAAAAATAACCTGTTTATTACCCCCAATAACAAAATCTGAAGTCTGTAAGTTGGAAGGGTCGTTGCTGGAGGCCACTTGAATTTTTGGCCCCAAAGATCGGATACGAAAACCTCTCAAGCTTAAAATACCTCCAGGGAAATATCGCTCAAACAAAGGGACTCTCTGGTCACTATTTAAAGGTGCCACATAACCAGTTTCAAAATGCAATGCAAAAACTGAATCTTTTATGACCGGAATTTTACTCTTTCTAAACGCGGGAAAAAACCAACGCCCATCAAACTCACTTTTTGAAAATGCATTTTCTCCACCAAAAGGTCCTCCTGCTAACTCTTGCGAAAGTTTTAAGTAAGAGCCTGCATCAGGTTCAAAAACTTTATTACGGGTATCTCTCACTAAAGCAGTGGTAACGCTTGATGTTAGCCCACCAGTAAAGACATTTTCAACCGTTGGCCTTAAATCAGATAAGATTTGATCTACCAATGAATAAGTCAAACCTATTCTAATACGCTCTAAGCCTTTTTGATAAAGTAAATAATCAAACCCTAATGAACCCCCTCTTGAGGTTAAGTCAAAATCAAAATATTGCCGCTCAATATTAAATGCGCTTAGATTCATTCCCCAATTACTATCTAAAAAGTAGGGATCACTGTACGTTAGGTTAAAGGCCTGTGTCCTACCACCAATTCTTGCGTTTAAATTTAAATCCACGCCATAACCAAAAAGATTACGTTTTTGTACCGTGCCTAACAACTGAAAAGAATCTAAAGTATTAAAACCAGCACCAATATTAAAACTGCCCGTTTCTTTTTCTTTAACTTCAAATATTAAGTCAATTGAATTGTCTTGATCCGCTTTGGGTGTTTTAAGGCGCACCTCTTCAAATAAAGCTAAACGCTCAATATTGGCTTTTGAGTTACGAATTTTTTCAATGTCGTATATATCACCCTCATGAATTTCGATTTCTCGCCTTAACACTTTATCCCTGGTGCTTTGGTTACCTACAAACTGAATGCGATTAATTTTTATTTTTGGACCTGGCTGCATAACATAGATAATGCTAACCACTTTATTGCTTTCATCTCTCTGGTCTTGAGGAATCACGTTAACATAGGCATAACCTTTTTTTGCATAGACATCTGATAAACTGGCTATGTCACGTTGTAATGTTAGCGTATCAAAAACTTCTCCTGATTTAAGTTTAACTTTTTCTAATAATTTTTCTTTGGGCTCTAAGAGTTCGCCATCTATATCAATATTACCAACAGTGTATTGTTCACCTTCTTCAATATTAAAAAAGATATGAATTTCACTTTTATCAGATGTAATTTTAATCAAAGGCTCAAGTATTTTTGCATTGATATAGCCTTTATTTCCATAACGACTTTTAATAATTTGCTTATCTTGCTCTAACATATCTTTTTGATATGTTCCGGAAGTTGAAATGAAACTTAAAAAATTCTTTTCTTTGGTAAACAAAAAACTCTTCAATTCTTTTTCACTAAAAATGGTATTGCCAATAAAACTGATACGCGTAACTTTAACTTTTTTACTTTCGTCAATTCGAATCGTCAAGACACTGCCTTGCTTATCATTTTCCAATTTTTCTATACTGTAATCCAAGTCAGCTAAGTAATAGCCTTTACTGGTATAATGATCTCTAATATTATCTAAAGAGCGTTGCAAGTCCTCTTCATTTAAAAAACTATAAGCTTTTATCTCTAACTTTTCTCTTAAAGTATCTTCTTTTTCGTTGGTGTTGCCTAAAAATTTTATTTTATCAATAAAAGGTTTTTCTTGAAGGGTGTAAAGAAGATCTCCTTGTTCATTGATTGAAACTTCAATTTTAGAAAAAAAACCTAAGGCATTAATATTTTCAATGTCTGCTTTTACTTTTTGCCTATCCAGTGAATCTCCTTTTTGGTGACTGACTACGGCTAAAACTGCATCTTTTTCAACCCGCTTATTACCTATTACGTTAATACTGCGGATGCTTTGAGCATGCACTTGATCAACAGTAAATATAAAAAAAACCAACCCAAATACAATGGGAAAAAGCTTAGAAAAAACTATGTTAAAATACTTTTGCATAATTTTACAACAATCACTATTAATCCATATTTTCCGGGATCAAACAGCCATTGCTCAACCTTAATACACGATCTGCTGACTTAGCCAAGTTTCTATTATGAGTTACAACAACTAATGCACAATGATGTTGCTTGACATGCTCAAACAGCAATTGCCCTACACTGGCCCCCGTTTCTTCATCCAAATTACCAGTAGGCTCATCGGCAAGAACAATTTTGGGCTGCGTGACCAAGGCTCTTGCTATAGCAGTCCTCTGCTGTTCTCCCCCAGACATAGCAGAAGGCTTATGATCTTTGCGGTCTAACAAGTGAACCTCTTTTAATGCGGCTTCTGCTTTTTTAAGCGCTTTCTGAACATCCATCTTCTGCATTAACAAAGGAATTGCTACATTTTCAGTGGCTGTAAAATCTGGCAACAAGTGATGAAATTGAAAAACAAAGCCAATGTTCTTATTTCTAAAAGATGATAATTCACGATCTTTTTTAGTAAAAATAGCTTCATTGCCAATTAAAACCTGTCCGGAATTAGGTTTCAATAATGTTCCTAAAATTTGTAAAAATGTAGATTTCCCACAACCTGAGTGTCCAACAATTGCAGCGGACTGACCACTGTTGATTTCAAAATTAAGATTTTTTAAAACATCTACAGTTTCATGATTGTTTTTAGTATACGCTTTGGCAATGTTTTCTGCCTTAATGGAAAGGTTTGAACTATATGTCATGACGAATTCCTTCTGAAGGCTCTAATTGCGAAGCTTTAAAGGCCGGATATAAAGTAGATAAAAAGCTAATACTCAGCGCACATAGTCCTACCCAGGTCCACTCTAATGCGTCAATTCTTATGGGTAAGTGATCTACTTGGTAAACATTGGCGTTGAGTGGAAAAGGAAAGTGATGTTCCAACATATAACAACCAAAAACTCCTAAAGCTAAGCCCAATAAAGTTCCAAGCGCACCTAAAACAAAACCACAAAACATAAATATTTTTGCAATACTTTTGCGTGTTGCTCCTAAGGTTTTTAAAATAGAGATTTCACGTGACTTGGTTAAAACCAACAAGGTTAAGGTGCTAATAATATTAAATGACGCCACCAATACAATCATAACAACCACAATAAAAAATACTGTTTTTTCTAGTTTAAAAGCATTAAACAAGTCTTTGTTTAACTCCATCCAATGCCTAACATAAAACGACGATCCTAAGTTTTTATACAACTCTACGGCAACAGGTTTGGCATTTTTTTCATAGTCCTTCACCATTACTTGTATACCGGCTACGGCATTTTCAACGCCTAGAAAACTTTGAGCATCTTCTAATAATACGTAAGCACTCTTGGTATCAAATTCAAAAAGTCCACTTTTAAAGGTTCCAACAACTTCGAATTTTCTCAACTTGGGTCCAAACCCAAAAGGACTTAGCTCGCCTTCTGGAGATACAATACTAATTGTAGATCCAACACTAACAAAAAGTTGGTTTTCTGCAATATCATTGCCCAAAATAATGCCTGGCAAACCAGATGTAGTTTTAAGGTCTTCAAGCTTACCTCTATTCATGTCATCATTGAGTGAAGTAACGTTTTTGACACGATCAGGATTAACCCCATAAATTACTCCCCCAGAAGACCGCCCAGTTTCAGAAACCATTAATACTTCGCCATAAACAAATGGGTTGGCTCCGGTTACTCCTGAGGTTGCCATTATATCTTCATAGACTGGCTCATAATTATAAATATTGCCTTCATGATTAAATACAATCAAAGGGGCATTATTACCTAAAATTCGTTTACGAAAGTCTTCTTGAAAGCCAGACACAGCGGATAAAACAACGGTTAAAGCCATTACACCAACTGCAATACCCAATACAGAAATCCAACTGATTACTGATAAAAAAGTCTGTTTCTTTTTAGATAAAAGATATCTAAGACCAATAAAATATTCGTAAGAACGATTCATAATAACTACAGCCTTATACTTCAGCAAACCTCTGCTTAATAAAAGCTGTATCTAAAATAGATAAGAAAAAGCCTGCTCTTGGACCTTTATCTTTACCCAAAATAGATGCATAAATCGCATAAAAAATATCTTTAGGGTTTAAGTCCAATTCATTTTTAATGGCATAAATAAGCTCATGAATATCTTGAGCCGACATCTTCTCTTCTAACCTATCTCCTATCAGCTTCAAGGTTTGTTTTTGTTGTGCTGATAAAGTTTTGGCTAAGTCAGGCAATTGTTTTTGAACAGAGAATTTCATGTCTTCTGGTCCAAATTTTTCTAACCATTGCTTGGCATAAGTCATTCTTGAAGATAAAACTGTTTTATCAATATCTTTGTAACCAGATCGTTCAAGTGTACTGGCTACATCATTGACATCATCATGAATTTGCACCAATGAAATAAGATGTTTAAACGGTACGCCTAAACTAGGGGAACTTGAAATCTGAGCTAACTCAAAAGCTCGCTGTTGTTTATTATTGGATTCAGGGTCATCGTATTCATCCATTAGACTTAATATTGGAATGGAAGGATCTAACGATAAATGTTTATTAGGTTTAGCTTTAAACACCCAGTATTTAAGAACTTCAGGAGGAAGAACCTCTAACATATCATTGATTGAAATAACATTTCCTTTACTGGAAGACATGTCGCCCACACCTTTAAGGCCAATCCATTCATAAATGATTGGATAAGGTGCTTCATAATCAAAAATTTCTTTGGCAATAATTTTTCCGGTATCGTATGAGCCACCTCTTGAAGCATGGTCTTTACCAAAAGGCTCAACAGTAACTCCCAACATTTGCCAACGTGCTGGCCAATCAACACGCCAGGTCAACTTGCCACCGCCTTGAATATCTCTAATACCCTTATGACCACAGGCTGAACAACTGTATTCAATTTGTTTTTTTTCTAAGTCATACGATAGAACTTGGGTGGTATCCATACGACCATCTTTTTCACATATGGGCGTAAAAGGAGACCAATCATCTTCGGTATCTTTACCGGTAACCGATTTTAAAATCTTTCTGATGTCTTGAGTTTGCTCTAAAGCCTTAAGCGTATTATTTAAAAAGGCTCCCTGCTTATACAACTCATCCGCCTTGACCAATTCAATATTGATATCCAAGCTTTTTAAGGCTTGTAAAAAAGGGTGTAAAAAACGCTCAGAGTAACTTGGAAAACCGGGCTCTGGCGAAGGAATTTCCGAAAGTGCATTCCCCACATACGGGGCATAGGTTTTTTCATCTAAAAAAGGATAAACTTTGCGCAATGGGTCATAATTATCCGCAATATAGATCAACCTTACTGCCTGACCTTTGTCTTTTACTGCTCTTACAATAGCATCTGCGGTGGCCACTTCTCTAAAATTACCAACATGAATGTATCCTGATGGAGAAATCCCGGTAGCCACCACGACTTCTTTTTTTTGCTCTACAATTTCATTGGCATGTTCATCTGCCCAAAACAAAGGTTGTGTTTGTTCACTCATAGAATGGGTTTCTTAACGTTAAATACGCTATAAATCTATGTATTTTTATATATTTAGAACTTTAGTTTAAGACTTGGCTATAGAAGTGAAAAATACTCCCAACTACCTTCTGATCAACAAAAACAGTTGGTTGCGATTTACAACTTCTCAAAAAAGGTTTTTGAATTTGATTTTTAGTTAAGTTTTTTTGATCTGTGTTTGAAAAAATCCATGCTTCAGAATCTCCAACACTACAACCAACACAGTAGTTGTTAGCTAAAAAAAAGCTACCCCAGTGCACTCGCCATCATCAACATTCTCCATAATTTCACGATCAACAATTTCAAAAAAATCATAAAGCTGTGCGGGCAAATATGCTAAGTCTGTTTCTAATTTTTTTCTTTGAAAAAGTTTATAAAATATTCTGCTGCTAAAGCTCCATTGGCAGAACCACCAACACCATCTGACACAAATACACCCAGCATCTTGTTATCGTATATGTGGTAAGCCGCCCTGTCTTACCCTAAACCTTTTTGTTTTTCTCTAATCTGTACAGAAATATTTTTTTTATTAAACATCACTAATTATGCCTGTTGCAACAAGTAACTTTTAATAAATTCATCAATGTCACCATCAAGCACTGCTTGGACTTTACCAGACTCTGTATTGGTTCTATGATCTTTAATCAGCTGATACGGTTGCATGGTGTATGAACGAATTTGACTACCAAAATCAATCCCTTTTTTTTCACCTGCTAGCTCAGCCTGCTTTTTTTCTTTCTCTTGCTGTTGCTTTTCATACAAGCGGGCTTTAAGAATTTTCATGGCTTGCGCTTTGTTTTTATGTTGAGAACGCTCGTTTTGACAACTGGCCACCG from Oligoflexia bacterium includes the following:
- a CDS encoding ABC transporter ATP-binding protein; this encodes MTYSSNLSIKAENIAKAYTKNNHETVDVLKNLNFEINSGQSAAIVGHSGCGKSTFLQILGTLLKPNSGQVLIGNEAIFTKKDRELSSFRNKNIGFVFQFHHLLPDFTATENVAIPLLMQKMDVQKALKKAEAALKEVHLLDRKDHKPSAMSGGEQQRTAIARALVTQPKIVLADEPTGNLDEETGASVGQLLFEHVKQHHCALVVVTHNRNLAKSADRVLRLSNGCLIPENMD
- a CDS encoding ABC transporter permease, producing the protein MNRSYEYFIGLRYLLSKKKQTFLSVISWISVLGIAVGVMALTVVLSAVSGFQEDFRKRILGNNAPLIVFNHEGNIYNYEPVYEDIMATSGVTGANPFVYGEVLMVSETGRSSGGVIYGVNPDRVKNVTSLNDDMNRGKLEDLKTTSGLPGIILGNDIAENQLFVSVGSTISIVSPEGELSPFGFGPKLRKFEVVGTFKSGLFEFDTKSAYVLLEDAQSFLGVENAVAGIQVMVKDYEKNAKPVAVELYKNLGSSFYVRHWMELNKDLFNAFKLEKTVFFIVVVMIVLVASFNIISTLTLLVLTKSREISILKTLGATRKSIAKIFMFCGFVLGALGTLLGLALGVFGCYMLEHHFPFPLNANVYQVDHLPIRIDALEWTWVGLCALSISFLSTLYPAFKASQLEPSEGIRHDI
- the bamA gene encoding outer membrane protein assembly factor BamA gives rise to the protein MQKYFNIVFSKLFPIVFGLVFFIFTVDQVHAQSIRSINVIGNKRVEKDAVLAVVSHQKGDSLDRQKVKADIENINALGFFSKIEVSINEQGDLLYTLQEKPFIDKIKFLGNTNEKEDTLREKLEIKAYSFLNEEDLQRSLDNIRDHYTSKGYYLADLDYSIEKLENDKQGSVLTIRIDESKKVKVTRISFIGNTIFSEKELKSFLFTKEKNFLSFISTSGTYQKDMLEQDKQIIKSRYGNKGYINAKILEPLIKITSDKSEIHIFFNIEEGEQYTVGNIDIDGELLEPKEKLLEKVKLKSGEVFDTLTLQRDIASLSDVYAKKGYAYVNVIPQDQRDESNKVVSIIYVMQPGPKIKINRIQFVGNQSTRDKVLRREIEIHEGDIYDIEKIRNSKANIERLALFEEVRLKTPKADQDNSIDLIFEVKEKETGSFNIGAGFNTLDSFQLLGTVQKRNLFGYGVDLNLNARIGGRTQAFNLTYSDPYFLDSNWGMNLSAFNIERQYFDFDLTSRGGSLGFDYLLYQKGLERIRIGLTYSLVDQILSDLRPTVENVFTGGLTSSVTTALVRDTRNKVFEPDAGSYLKLSQELAGGPFGGENAFSKSEFDGRWFFPAFRKSKIPVIKDSVFALHFETGYVAPLNSDQRVPLFERYFPGGILSLRGFRIRSLGPKIQVASSNDPSNLQTSDFVIGGNKQVIFNAEYLFPIVKAANIRGVMFFDMGNAFDNGESMFTFAGQRQSVGFGVRWFSPIGPLRFEWGYPLDKKEDENNVVFDFTIGSLF
- the lysS gene encoding lysine--tRNA ligase; translated protein: MSEQTQPLFWADEHANEIVEQKKEVVVATGISPSGYIHVGNFREVATADAIVRAVKDKGQAVRLIYIADNYDPLRKVYPFLDEKTYAPYVGNALSEIPSPEPGFPSYSERFLHPFLQALKSLDINIELVKADELYKQGAFLNNTLKALEQTQDIRKILKSVTGKDTEDDWSPFTPICEKDGRMDTTQVLSYDLEKKQIEYSCSACGHKGIRDIQGGGKLTWRVDWPARWQMLGVTVEPFGKDHASRGGSYDTGKIIAKEIFDYEAPYPIIYEWIGLKGVGDMSSSKGNVISINDMLEVLPPEVLKYWVFKAKPNKHLSLDPSIPILSLMDEYDDPESNNKQQRAFELAQISSSPSLGVPFKHLISLVQIHDDVNDVASTLERSGYKDIDKTVLSSRMTYAKQWLEKFGPEDMKFSVQKQLPDLAKTLSAQQKQTLKLIGDRLEEKMSAQDIHELIYAIKNELDLNPKDIFYAIYASILGKDKGPRAGFFLSILDTAFIKQRFAEV